One segment of Methanobrevibacter sp. DNA contains the following:
- a CDS encoding McrB family protein codes for MSENIQVDSFYRYLISNGYYFDKELIENYLLSLKVKPFEILTGNSGTGKTKLSQLFAKFISSKISHPLIKINLTDSVLNQNRWATIGRDSIKNIFPFEYYEGNYDLTIDGIPAKGSIYLLVQLRYKDEELTNYFQQILDSGKDETYFNINSELVNKFISNVPIPIDHKAEIHQTSNFCSYDNRGKKPEWNLETDFYKYTVFPKSYCEGSIFVNGKEYWAKIRITGKLYYEKDKKIQKHLKQKKDQDVEIIINVDDSFENVPDLTNNYLDLYKIIPIGANWTDNTNIVGYYNVITEDYQSTPAYELIKQAKNDPTNPYFLILDEMNLSHVERYFADFLSAIESGEEIPLYGNNETLKLPDNLFIIGTVNVDETTYMFSPKVLDRANTIEFDTLRAWDYMLSDSSDDDFKGDINYLQSPLEDSDISNLNIEDLKEILSQIYNGEDNLWDTLAMELTGFQETLKDSSFDFGFRVINEILRFMVVAWRYENEPKEWNNWERYFDAQIKQKILPKLHGSEKAIGNVVTNLFNICLVERNNNENPKNFEVTKENSRYYTSALKLQNMAKVLSDQRYVSFIN; via the coding sequence ATGTCTGAAAATATACAGGTTGATTCATTTTATAGATATTTAATTTCTAATGGATATTATTTTGATAAAGAATTGATTGAAAACTATTTGTTGTCATTAAAGGTTAAGCCATTTGAAATATTAACTGGGAATTCTGGAACTGGAAAAACAAAATTATCTCAATTGTTTGCTAAATTTATATCAAGCAAAATTTCTCATCCTCTAATAAAAATTAATTTGACTGATTCTGTTTTAAATCAAAATCGTTGGGCAACTATAGGTAGGGATTCAATTAAAAATATATTTCCTTTTGAATATTATGAGGGGAACTATGATTTAACTATTGATGGAATACCTGCAAAGGGGTCAATTTATTTATTAGTTCAGCTAAGATATAAGGATGAGGAATTAACAAATTATTTTCAACAAATTTTAGATTCAGGAAAAGATGAGACCTATTTCAATATCAATTCGGAGTTAGTAAATAAATTTATTAGTAATGTTCCTATACCTATAGATCATAAAGCTGAAATTCATCAAACTTCCAATTTTTGTTCATATGATAATCGGGGTAAAAAACCAGAATGGAATTTAGAAACTGATTTCTATAAATATACTGTTTTTCCAAAAAGTTATTGTGAAGGAAGTATTTTTGTAAATGGCAAGGAATATTGGGCTAAAATTCGAATTACGGGAAAGTTATATTATGAAAAAGATAAAAAAATTCAAAAACATCTAAAACAAAAAAAGGATCAAGATGTTGAAATTATAATTAATGTTGATGATTCTTTTGAGAATGTTCCGGATTTAACTAATAATTACCTAGATTTATATAAAATAATACCTATTGGAGCAAATTGGACTGATAATACCAATATTGTCGGATATTATAATGTAATTACAGAAGATTATCAGTCAACTCCTGCATATGAATTAATTAAACAGGCTAAAAATGATCCAACTAATCCCTACTTTTTAATTTTAGACGAAATGAATCTGTCACATGTTGAAAGATATTTTGCTGATTTCCTGTCAGCTATTGAAAGTGGTGAAGAAATTCCATTATATGGTAATAATGAGACTTTAAAACTTCCAGATAATCTTTTCATAATAGGTACTGTTAATGTTGATGAAACAACTTATATGTTCTCACCAAAAGTATTGGATAGGGCAAATACTATTGAATTTGATACTTTGCGCGCATGGGATTATATGTTATCTGATTCCAGTGATGATGATTTTAAAGGAGACATTAATTACTTGCAATCTCCACTTGAAGATTCTGATATCTCTAATTTAAACATTGAAGATTTAAAGGAAATTTTATCTCAAATTTATAATGGTGAGGATAATTTATGGGATACTTTGGCAATGGAGCTCACAGGTTTTCAGGAAACTCTTAAAGATTCCAGTTTTGATTTTGGTTTTAGGGTAATCAACGAAATTTTAAGATTTATGGTAGTTGCATGGAGATATGAAAACGAACCTAAAGAGTGGAATAATTGGGAAAGATACTTTGATGCGCAAATCAAACAAAAAATCCTTCCAAAATTACATGGATCTGAAAAAGCTATTGGAAATGTCGTAACAAACTTGTTTAATATCTGTTTGGTTGAAAGAAACAATAATGAAAATCCTAAAAACTTTGAAGTCACAAAAGAAAACTCAAGATATTATACATCTGCATTAAAGCTTCAAAACATGGCTAAAGTATTGTCTGATCAAAGATATGTTTCATTTATTAATTAG